The sequence below is a genomic window from Brachyhypopomus gauderio isolate BG-103 chromosome 5, BGAUD_0.2, whole genome shotgun sequence.
ctggtcaatggctgttctataaactatacttgtacagtaagcattcgagtataaattaatgaaagcaaggaaacatttgtagagacactgaagaagtccaacggatgggtgtgtaacacttacctgtctgaggtccaggacatcttgcagtttgcagcggatcctcaatgaggtcttcctcgcgtttattattttgcttatgtagctgcaatagtggtccattttgggctgattagtcaaaaacaagactctcgttagcatgcttgtggctaccgcctggtaaaaactaccgccaagagttaacagccaggtaggaggaacataagcgcatgataccttggccttctcgatgtccttgccaatggtggagagtaggatgcagagacactctagtctttcctcgctgtggctcttctggagcagcttgactatacagtcatgcaatataagctccgacagcatctccaccttaaacagctccccgataaacttgatgttaccgagggaacggtggcgggcctcgtccttcatggcgtccagctcctcgatcaggcgctgacgctcctcatcctggcgggaaatatcggggggttggcgttaacacgagacgaggcccggatatacggcacatttaacacaactaaaacgactggacttcacgctaacaatacacatccaatGTTGTGCACTTGAAGGGAAGGTGCACTATCAAGATGGTGAGACTGTCGCACCTCTGATGTggcttccagctccttctgcttgcgctcgttgctgtccttgtccttcgcaaactccttcaggtagcaattgagcagcagccttccaaaattcactgtgcctcctgacttatcagaggtgggcactttcagctgggtaccatgaagagcaagcaacaagcacaagtgaataagaggttttttcatgactagcaacattaacacagatgaatgtagccagggtgcaaattttgctttctgacctgtgtgcaaatttaggataagcttgaaatattactgctcaacacatactactttaactgccatcacagataagaaaaagttgccttttgttaatttatgtacattggcatcagtcagacagtcagtcagacgtacagacagacgtacagacacagacagacagacagacagacagacagacagatagatagatagatagacagatagatagatagatagatagatagataatctcttcagacactctgctaaattatgccctttcattattctgtgtccttggccagtaattgcacagcatggacagaggacacagatcaaagcagttcattcctccctttctgaccaatcagaagtcttgcgagggcagttgctgtttctgaacacttggtcatctcatgacagtcaaaggagaaagacacgtacaaaccgGTGAGCAGCACGGCCTTATCTTGGgtcagaatggtacatctggagaacaaggagaccttggcccgatgacgaagaggaagggtgatggttacctcaccccatcacctcacctcatgtgggtcaccaatgagacctaacatgcttatctcatgtcactgaagtatgatgtaatagtaagctaatagtaaaactgaagtatgatgagtaatcgtcaactgttgggaaagattcagtctgctgaaaaatacgcccaatatgaggtggactgaaaagtatcagccataggcttagtgtacaattttttaaatgactaattttgtgccaatacaaagaatatttttaaattttgtatttattttttaggctaccatttttattttgtaaggacaaacattgaaaagaagaacacaaacactgactTGATGAGAAAGAGCCACACATTGTGACGGTGGCGCCagagagacggacgagacacgagtccggttgttcacacacagtcactttaatttaacaacaagtattgcgcaatcagcgcacgataaacactcacacacagcacacaacgtgcagactgtagacaacgacgagcacaggacactgcgcgagcgcacattaaatagacaaaccacagtagccccatgtgatcacgagacaattcacaggtgagacttattaatcacacaacaaaaccctacccacgtatatacactgacgcagacaaagcacgtggactacgttgacacacgcccaaaagggaggggccggggtcctcaacgtgacagacgccccctccaagggcactacccgtcccggggtgccaacaggaccgagtgccccgaacccacgacgatgggcggatccgacgcgctcagtcctgcgtctgggaggtgaccgcccttggtgaagcgtccgccacggaccgcctagaacaccctccctgggaagacgggggaaaagacggaagacacattaaacggaacgttcacaaacacacacacaggcacgttcacacacagtggcacaagagggaaaaacgggtttggtaaacaaaggggaagactgacaaacacgggaacacacacacacgacataggtaccaggctgcgcgccaggagaagGGCGAGTAGGGGAGAAAGAGTTGGAGCTACTGGCGCGGCaggtgctgcggtgggcggtgttcctcctgcccctgctgcataccctccaccgggcgcagcgcggctggcggacgtgcccggcgcagcgcggcgggcggacgtgcccggaccagcgcggcgggcggacgtgcccggagcagcgcggcgggcggactctCCCCGCAGCTGGTCGTAGGGGACGTCCCTCTCGCCTCGCGACCGCTCTCCGGAGTCGGCTGTGGGctcttccacctccatctcttccgcctcgctgccccggctccaactcatgggctgctccgggctgccatcCCGAGAGCAGTCCATGTTTTCTCCTCCGGAGCGACCGGAGGGTGTACTCCACCCTCCCTTTACCGTCCCAaccgaacactcagaggggggtgGACTGACCTCCTCCTCGGAATATAtgtcgctgtccgtgcactcggaaacacccgagtgcacggacagaggacgatcgtcctcctcatacccctcctcctcctcctctccgtaATCAGTGGGGTGTGCAGAGCGCTCAGAAGGCGGGTAGTCCtcgtcgtcgtcctcctccccctcctctacgacggaagagggacctacgggcggagggaggtagtccttttcctctgactcctcctcttcctcacccccGTAGTCTATCGTGGACGCGTCGTCCAACGAGGGAGCATaggcctcctccccctccccaccgtagtctacggtggaggCATCGCACAGGGACGGAGGGTATGACTCCTCCTCtttgtcctgctcctcctcctcctcggagtccccctccccaaactccgcCTCCGGGGTCGAGTCAGCGACGCAGATCTCCCCGGGATTTCTCTCCGTCGGCgcgggatggaggggagtgtcgctccATCCAAATCCTGACCGCTCCCTGGCGGAAGAGCTCCGCCAACTCGGGGTCTCTGTCCTCAACCTTCTGGGCTGAGGTCAGCTGGAGGGCGCATACCGGGTCTGACAGTAGCTGATCGCGAGTCAGCGGGGTTATGCGGCGCgggggagaagaggaagagcggTGATGCCTCTTGCTGGAGCGTAACGCCTTCTTAGGCCGGGTAGCGTACCCTGGCATCTTCGGGTGTCTcaggtcggctcgtcgttctgtgacggtggcgccagagagacggacgagacacgagtccggttgttcacacacagtcactttaatttaacaacaagtattgcgcaatcagcgcacgataaacactcacacacagcacacaacgtgcagactgtagacaacgacgagcacaggacactgcgcgagcgcacattaaatagacaaaccacagtagccccatgtgatcacgagacgattcacaggtgagacttattaatcacacaacaaaaccctacccacatatatacactgacgcagacaaagcacgtggactacgttgacacacgcccaaaagggaggggccggggtcctcaacgtgacacacatgatttatcacagcacagaatgtcatggaaatgtataattgtgttttgcacattttaaatgtaaaagagttcaaatagcctttaagggcagtgttttttttctgcagttttgttaagggccagtaaagctttttcatataaatatcaactatatgcccacgctgaggtgtcctctttttcaccatctctgatccggtcaccctaagtgaacacttcaggaaccaggagaacagattcacaacacacaagtatcaggaaagagttctaaagtttaatgataatatgtgtagttgaatacagaacaaaatagatgtgtcttaagacaatttggtaagaataataaaccatatgtgtgattggtgttctccttatcaggagaggaggtacagtagactggatgtagggggatggaaaagtccagggagagagattctaagtgaggtgcagacacacagataagggaatgaacaacatgtcagtgtgttctgattaaggatttgctgggtgtacgtatgtctgaaaaacatctggcacaggaacatctgtccagcgcagtggagttggggtgaagcagggggaccataacagctggaacaggttgagactcagtagcagcatgatgtcaggagtaggtttacctcatcaagaggagagacaagatcattagacatgtcttagtacagagaagtataaattaatggactatagtgtgcaaggcgccagcaaatctagctatggcagcacagctaaaagggtggagctagaaaataGCACATGCATGAGGGCTCCATGAGACATCAGGAATAGGTTTATCTGCAGGCAGAGGCAAAGAATAAGACATGTTAACATGAAAAACAATGTTTTTATATGAGGAGAGAGGTGCATTCGCCCACTAACACGTCCAGGTCACCTAAAAAGAACACCATGAGTGACCTTAATCTGAAAAATGAAACACCAGAAGAGTTCTTAACCCATGTGGTGTAAATACTTGCCCAAAACATGCTCAGGTATGACCAGTTTTTTTGTTAGTTTGATTTGTTAGGGTTGCATCTTGCACAGATGAAGCATGAGTCTAAAAGTAACAGTTCTACAGGTGATGCTTCTACAAAATTAATCACAAATCATTAATGACCCCCCTTTGGGTGCCATATGAAATGCCATGAACATGTCGCACAAGAAATGGTAGGCAAGACTTGGGGAGTGCTATCCTACCGTTGGGGGCAGGAATGGCCTCAAGCAGGCAGGCATGCCCTGTAAAAACAATCAAGAGATTTTTAAAGATATGCAACACACCTATATTTACCACCGTGCTCTTGAGGCAGGACCCTCGCCATGACCCCATTGCTCCTGATTACATCCAAGAACTTATTTCcaattacgaacccccacgtgcactaagatcacaggttgctggcttcttattagttccaataatagctaataaataataataaataatgaggtaacagcagggggaagatgaaatggatgaaggatcaacccactgccctggcccctcttACCACCCCAAATTAccccctgctatggctgtatcaccacagccctggactaccattactgaccatcaagaagtctaggactcttaagaataagaattacaCAGATAACACATGTATACAAATATTGCACATATACGCAAATTCTAACACAATGTGCAAGTATGTTTCATTACAACaaatataatgaatataatGAACATCAAAACGAAGTTTGCAGCAAGTGTGATTCAATATATATTTTAGTTTACTCTTTAGCAGGATTCAGTGAATTGGCCATTGCATTATACGTACCGCTAACACATTTATTCTTTAGCACGAAAAAATATGTGTAAAATGCTCatgaaacacatataaaatgAGCTAGTCAGTATCTGCTTTGCCTTTCGAAAATCCTCGTAGTTTTAGGCATATTAGTGCTAGAGCTGCATCCTCAATGATTTGATGTATGCATTGATATTGATTATTGATGCATTTGAATAATAAAAGATGGATAATTGCTCTGTAATTTCTGGCACGAAGGAGaggtgatgtcctggagatcctgaaatttcagccTTGGCAGGGTTAATTCTACTAGGTCTGAAATAATACAATGTCAAAACAAGCAATTAGACAATAGCATTcacccaattttaaatgatagttttctgtctttttgtcagacgactatgggctatcttgctctgaaaatgacaatattttctttatttaaaattaggggtggccatagattaattttttaaatctagattaatctcactgaaatcttgaaactaatcttaattaatctagattaaaatggctcattcggaatatgcgtgctacccaagtaatgattaaaagtccatttttgagataagggttcttaatacagaggatctcctgtttccaaaatgcatcaatgactgcttgagaaagctgttctactttgatacttgaagaaaaaaaacatgctcaataaaatgtaggctactcgtgttcaatggtttattcagttaaacatgaaaatagtatggtatgcctacatactttaaccttatactgcagattcgcacgcctggtggccatttttaacatttttgacatagttcacattaaaactagatatctcaagttgtacatataggaaaattatcattcatggctcaaactgaagtaggcagttgggggaacatattaatacacttcaatatcatattcacataatttggtttattttagagcctctattgcagatgctaatatgccaggaatgtcacaaatgctgacttgaacttgaacatgactggaatgtatattcacatagttattcaaatgtggtatcagaaattacaataaatttcgctagggtcttttctaacaacacagaaaaaatggagcaaatccatgcaagcattgaaaagttattcagctttatccaaggtatgtcaagtgcaccacacccatgtctaaatatgccacacccgacacacaccattagccaactaagctaacatgccaacaaattccttacacgaaaccgaggagctacgacaaacaacaatgctgcacatattacagcaagaccagaaaattccaatgactaaatttcatgtccaaatatgaacgttatgatatcatatttatgtccaatatagtccgacagcataagctaggttaccgtagccaactccggtagcatccgacacgatacagagtgctgcagcactcaaacgctctaaaactgtttataatctaacgcttagttaatgtttagtattagaatatatattttgtacaatatcgcttatgaaaaattatccattgttactcacagtacgtagaatcgcgtcgtagccggtgtaccgtctcacttccgggttggcgaaaattccgaaaattgctcatatattccacacaaagtaatccgtttatgttcaaaagtatccacaatccgcataaaaacgaacaaaataatccatggctgcttcagtttcgccgaacagtgtgttctggggagcttagcttaggttagcaaagggttagcttatgttgctatgctagcggccgaaattggaaatgaagcgccagtttccgagggctcaatttaaaaatatacttgaccaatcatgtcatatgagggctggttagcttcggaaggatgtacactattggttagaacagctttcaatcacttctgaggcgccagcttgtctctgtgggcttattggttcaccctccccccctccccttcgcacctcgccgtgggagaggttgtaaaacctgtcattcaaagtcactaccccactttagaccaataaaaaccactcaaatcaaagcagaaccgctgcagctttgtaatgaggggtcaaatcagcgttaagaatgcttctgtgacgcttagggggcagatttgtcggagtgtctcattcaggaagcggattttggaaaattttgcagtgaggtgagcaagctttttaaggtacttaaccacaacggatctacgctgttaaggtcttaaattaaagccttattagtaaacgatttttaggtgacaaaacattaagacatttcacaacataaatatgttttgtaaacggatatgtcgggagaccccctcgcggggtgcacttttgtggtcaacttcaaagccggatatctcgcgatcggctgcacgtagacggctgaaactcggtaggcatgtagatgggataggaaattttgatttaagcgcttttgttcggagattcattaatgtttaatatgttttatatcgccgtaaaggagctgggcccgccggcgggcccactagggggcgcttctgcatataagagggcatattcagtcaaacatgaatttgtaaggttaacttaaatttaatttgaacttaacaggcagccaatgtagggaggccaacactggagaaatatgctcccttttcttagttccagtcaggagcctagctgctgcattttgaacaagctgaaggcgtgacagagctgattggttgatacccaaatacagagaattacagtaatcaagccatgatgtaataaaagcatgaacaactgtttccatatctttaaaagttaaaatagatttgagcttagagattttccttagctgataaaaactgatactatctgtttatcaaatgtaagtgtggaatcaaagagaacgccgagattccttacgtagctctgagtatttattaataaaggctccagatgtttagcatttggtgtaacactgtctggataaaaaaataaaaataaaatagcctctgtttggccatcattccatttttaaaaattattggacagccaaattcttatgtcctgcaggcaatgtggatgggccgcgtcttgcagagtatctgcacattgttgacctacaaatttaatgacttaagacctccaagaataaaaattaagaccattaccatggcaaaaacatgaattctcaagctgggcccctccaaagctttcaggtagtccatgttaatgtgagacctgctttgccttgcaaattattagcacaatgtctgataaacacagcctcaaatcatcaaatcatttgtgcacgattgcagtatttacttttgaatggtcatttttgagaaccttgcctcaaatatggcaatatttctacaaatatgtcgaagcaaaaggtaggataatctttaaggcgacatcaccaagttgagggtattcctgcattagcccttggttttttaagtaaataaattgattttaagatggataacaaatagcaagacatggcacaaatgcacttggcaagagaactagagtgaatggcgctactgtgtgtatgtgaatgtttttatagaagaacagtcacgggttcaaaatactactgttttaattggtatttgaattgaatttgaaatgaaactgtggctgatttagccgtgttatactagtccaaccatgcttcttttttactgtgtggttagactgagacttgcgctgtagaagtagaattgaaaatattttttgtctttttggacattaatagctttttcactccccttagatgaaatttaatgccactcttcaaaaaagaatgtaattcaatacatttaaagaccttaaaaatcttttatttaagccttttaaaggacccgccgggaccctggtcttggtaatgatgggcaccgaattccaggcatcttcctgatgttgggtgatgcggcctccggacgggtgggccccgtcgcgaccaacacgcccgactggagtcctttttagacaggagctgctcaggtaccttgatctgctccctctgctcctccaagtttgcctctttgtggatctcgacgatggtcttggggccctggtcacccctacggggcacccagttattctaccgtagttggaaagagaggagcgctttcaaaatgcattcaacacggcagccaccttgtcaggatgggcaattaagaaaagcaaacctgcaaaaggaaagcagtccaaccacctctgcatgactagcaatgaaacctccacactcaaatactgaagctggtcaacggctgttctataaactatacttgtacagtaagcattcgagtataaattaatgaaagcaaggaaacatttgtagagacactgaagaagtccaacggatgggtgtgtaacacttacctgtctgaggtccaggacatcttgcagtttgcagcggatcctcaatgaggtcttcctcgcgtttattattttgcttatgtagctgcaatagtggtccattttgggctgattagtcaaaaacaagactctTGTTAGCATGCGTGTGGCTACTGCCTGGTAAAAACTACCGCCAAGAGTTAACAGCCAGGTAGGAGGAACATAAGCGCATGATACCTTGGCCTTCTCGATGTCCTTGCcaatggtggagagtaggatgcagagacactctagtctttcctcgctgtggctcttctggagcagcttgactatacagtcatgcaatataagctccgacagcatctccaccttaaacagctccccgataaacttgatgttaccgagggaacggtggcgggcctcgtccttcatggcgtccagctcctcgatcaggcgctgacgctcctcatcctggcgggaaatatcgggggttggcgttaacacgagacgaggcccggatatacggcacatttaacacaactaaaacgactggacttcactctaacaatacacatccaatgttgtgcacttggagggaaggtgcactatcaagatggtgagactgtcgcacctctgatgcggcttccagctccttctgcttgcgctcgttgctgtccttgtccttcgcaaactccttctggcagcaattgagcagcagccttccaaaattcactgtgcctcctgacttatcagaggtgggcactttcagctgggtaccatgaagagcaagcaacaagcacacgtgaataagaggttttttcatgactagcaacattaacacagatgaatgtagccagggtgcaaattttgctttctgacctgtgtgcaaatttaggataagcttgaaatatcactgctcaacacatactactttaactgccatcacagataagaaaaagttgccttttgttaatttatgtacattggcatcagtcagacagtcagtcagtcagtcagacgtacagacagacagatagatagatagatagatagatagatagatagatagatagatagatagatagatagatagatagatagatagatagatatatagatagatagatctcttcagacactctgctaaattatgctctttcattattctgtgtccttggccagtaattgcacagcacggacagaggacacagatcaaagcagttcattcctccctttctgaccaatcagaagtcttgggagggcagttgctgtttctgaacacttggtGAAATGCATGCATTACAGTGTCCAGCtttaacaataaacaaaacatgaACAACCTCCTGAACTCCTCAGTCCCATTGGTGCAGTTTAGCTGCAGAAACACATGGGACAAGATAGAGGTCACATGTGGAACTGGCCATTCGCGCGTGGGCATGTGCACACTTACCATCATCAGGCAGCGACACAATTTAGCATAAGTCACGGAGAACTTGGGCTCAGAGATGGCCTTCTCATATACGAGATCGACGACTCCCTTGAGCCGCTCCTCCGTGTCCATGCTCAGCTCCGTCAGCTGCTTCATCAGTGGCTGGAACATCTGTGGCGTGAGCTTGTTCAGGATGCTGCGCACACGTCGCAGCAGGTCCAGGGTCTTGGCCACCTCCAGGTTCTCCTCGTCAGCTTCAGCCTTGTGGGCGCGCACCTTCTTCATTGAGGGCCTCCACGCCTTCTCCGCCTTGTTCAGCTGGATGTCGTTGCTGAATGAGACACTGGTGATGATCTTGCGTGGACTTTTGCGCTGGCACTGTGAGGACCTCGAAACTggaggctggggggggggggggggggtgggggggcaatcTTAATTAAGACAATCAGCTCAACTAAGTCCCCTATAATTCACACTAAGGGTGTAACCAACAACTCCAAGTGAAACTAGC
It includes:
- the LOC143513734 gene encoding eukaryotic translation initiation factor 4 gamma 1-like yields the protein MKEKKRLPFPLHIGVEPKVLSDCALFPPGVPYYPTQDQYQSSGPIILSSALQQQAPPPQYALPQQRRRECQQTVVAVQTDDESTPPTATVVIPPAAASTPPPPSKVPELVVPSKLTTEPNLSQGLQLASPLSTVPVGQDPDFGASASPPPPLTDLPPADIPALEPKMGESMDAPLVSEAVPQAEKEPVEAPLEPEPPVSRSSQCQRKSPRKIITSVSFSNDIQLNKAEKAWRPSMKKVRAHKAEADEENLEVAKTLDLLRRVRSILNKLTPQMFQPLMKQLTELSMDTEERLKGVVDLVYEKAISEPKFSVTYAKLCRCLMMLKVPTSDKSGGTVNFGRLLLNCCQKEFAKDKDSNERKQKELEAASEDEERQRLIEELDAMKDEARHRSLGNIKFIGELFKVEMLSELILHDCIVKLLQKSHSEERLECLCILLSTIGKDIEKAKFLPGSSHTHANKSLVFD